One stretch of Camelus bactrianus isolate YW-2024 breed Bactrian camel chromosome 21, ASM4877302v1, whole genome shotgun sequence DNA includes these proteins:
- the SLC25A44 gene encoding solute carrier family 25 member 44 isoform X1: MEDKRNIQIIEWEHLDKKKFYVFGVAMTMMIRVSVYPFTLIRTRLQVQKGKSLYHGTFDAFIKILRADGVTGLYRGFLVNTFTLISGQCYVTTYELTRKFVADYSQSNTVKSLVAGGSASLVAQSITVPIDVVSQHLMMQRKGEKMGRFQVRGNLEGQGVVAFGQTKDIIRQILQADGLRGFYRGYVASLLTYIPNSAVWWPFYHFYAEQLSSLCPKECPHIVFQAISGPLAAATASILTNPMDVIRTRVQVEGKNSIILTFRQLMAEEGPWGLMKGLSARIISATPSTIVIVVGYESLKKLSLRPELVDSRHCQTLKRIFRETARWDT, translated from the exons ATGGAGGACAAACGTAACATCCAGATCATTGAATGGGAACACCTGGACAAGAAGAAGTTCTATGTGTTTGGTGTGGCAATGACAATGATGATCCGTGTCAGCGTCTACCCATTCACCCTCATCCGCACTCGGCTGCAAGTTCAGAAAGGCAAGAGCCTCTACCATGGGACCTTTGATGCCTTCATCAAGATCCTACGGGCGGATGGTGTGACTGGCCTCTACCGGGGATTCCTGGTCAACACCTTCACCCTCATATCTGGCCAGTGCTATGTAACCACTTATGAGCTCACCCGGAAGTTTGTAGCTGACTACAGCCAGAGCAACACAGTCAAATCACTGGTGGCTGGTGGCTCGGCCTCTCTCGTGGCTCAGAGCATCACGGTGCCCATCGATGTGGTCTCCCAGCACCTGATGATGCAGCGCAAGGGTGAGAAAATGGGCCGCTTCCAAGTGCGAGGGAATCTAGAGGGACAAGGGGTAGTTGCCTTTGGCCAAACCAAGGACATCATCAGGCAGATCCTCCAGGCTGATGGACTTCGTGGCTTCTACCGAGGCTACGTGGCTTCACTGCTTACCTACATCCCAAACAGTGCTGTCTGGTGGCCCTTCTACCACTTCTATGCAG AGCAGCTCTCGTCCCTCTGTCCTAAGGAGTGCCCTCACATTGTTTTTCAAGCCATCTCAGGGCCTCTAGCTGCAGCCACTGCATCCATCCTCACTAATCCCATGGATGTCATCCGAACCCGAGTGCAG GTTGAGGGCAAGAACTCCATCATCCTGACCTTCCGACAGCTAATGGCAGAAGAGGGGCCTTGGGGCCTCATGAAGGGCCTCTCTGCCAGAATCATCTCAGCCACGCCCTCCACCATTGTCATTGTGGTGGGCTACGAGAGCCTCAAGAAACTCAGCCTCCGACCTGAGCTGGTGGACTCAAGACACTG CCAaacactgaaaagaatttttcggGAGACGGCAAGATGGGACACCTGA
- the SLC25A44 gene encoding solute carrier family 25 member 44 isoform X3 yields the protein MEDKRNIQIIEWEHLDKKKFYVFGVAMTMMIRVSVYPFTLIRTRLQVQKGKSLYHGTFDAFIKILRADGVTGLYRGFLVNTFTLISGQCYVTTYELTRKFVADYSQSNTVKSLVAGGSASLVAQSITVPIDVVSQHLMMQRKGEKMGRFQVRGNLEGQGVVAFGQTKDIIRQILQADGLRGFYRGYVASLLTYIPNSAVWWPFYHFYAG from the exons ATGGAGGACAAACGTAACATCCAGATCATTGAATGGGAACACCTGGACAAGAAGAAGTTCTATGTGTTTGGTGTGGCAATGACAATGATGATCCGTGTCAGCGTCTACCCATTCACCCTCATCCGCACTCGGCTGCAAGTTCAGAAAGGCAAGAGCCTCTACCATGGGACCTTTGATGCCTTCATCAAGATCCTACGGGCGGATGGTGTGACTGGCCTCTACCGGGGATTCCTGGTCAACACCTTCACCCTCATATCTGGCCAGTGCTATGTAACCACTTATGAGCTCACCCGGAAGTTTGTAGCTGACTACAGCCAGAGCAACACAGTCAAATCACTGGTGGCTGGTGGCTCGGCCTCTCTCGTGGCTCAGAGCATCACGGTGCCCATCGATGTGGTCTCCCAGCACCTGATGATGCAGCGCAAGGGTGAGAAAATGGGCCGCTTCCAAGTGCGAGGGAATCTAGAGGGACAAGGGGTAGTTGCCTTTGGCCAAACCAAGGACATCATCAGGCAGATCCTCCAGGCTGATGGACTTCGTGGCTTCTACCGAGGCTACGTGGCTTCACTGCTTACCTACATCCCAAACAGTGCTGTCTGGTGGCCCTTCTACCACTTCTATGCAG GTTGA
- the SLC25A44 gene encoding solute carrier family 25 member 44 isoform X2, which translates to MEDKRNIQIIEWEHLDKKKFYVFGVAMTMMIRVSVYPFTLIRTRLQVQKGKSLYHGTFDAFIKILRADGVTGLYRGFLVNTFTLISGQCYVTTYELTRKFVADYSQSNTVKSLVAGGSASLVAQSITVPIDVVSQHLMMQRKGEKMGRFQVRGNLEGQGVVAFGQTKDIIRQILQADGLRGFYRGYVASLLTYIPNSAVWWPFYHFYAEQLSSLCPKECPHIVFQAISGPLAAATASILTNPMDVIRTRVQVEGKNSIILTFRQLMAEEGPWGLMKGLSARIISATPSTIVIVVGYESLKKLSLRPELVDSRHW; encoded by the exons ATGGAGGACAAACGTAACATCCAGATCATTGAATGGGAACACCTGGACAAGAAGAAGTTCTATGTGTTTGGTGTGGCAATGACAATGATGATCCGTGTCAGCGTCTACCCATTCACCCTCATCCGCACTCGGCTGCAAGTTCAGAAAGGCAAGAGCCTCTACCATGGGACCTTTGATGCCTTCATCAAGATCCTACGGGCGGATGGTGTGACTGGCCTCTACCGGGGATTCCTGGTCAACACCTTCACCCTCATATCTGGCCAGTGCTATGTAACCACTTATGAGCTCACCCGGAAGTTTGTAGCTGACTACAGCCAGAGCAACACAGTCAAATCACTGGTGGCTGGTGGCTCGGCCTCTCTCGTGGCTCAGAGCATCACGGTGCCCATCGATGTGGTCTCCCAGCACCTGATGATGCAGCGCAAGGGTGAGAAAATGGGCCGCTTCCAAGTGCGAGGGAATCTAGAGGGACAAGGGGTAGTTGCCTTTGGCCAAACCAAGGACATCATCAGGCAGATCCTCCAGGCTGATGGACTTCGTGGCTTCTACCGAGGCTACGTGGCTTCACTGCTTACCTACATCCCAAACAGTGCTGTCTGGTGGCCCTTCTACCACTTCTATGCAG AGCAGCTCTCGTCCCTCTGTCCTAAGGAGTGCCCTCACATTGTTTTTCAAGCCATCTCAGGGCCTCTAGCTGCAGCCACTGCATCCATCCTCACTAATCCCATGGATGTCATCCGAACCCGAGTGCAG GTTGAGGGCAAGAACTCCATCATCCTGACCTTCCGACAGCTAATGGCAGAAGAGGGGCCTTGGGGCCTCATGAAGGGCCTCTCTGCCAGAATCATCTCAGCCACGCCCTCCACCATTGTCATTGTGGTGGGCTACGAGAGCCTCAAGAAACTCAGCCTCCGACCTGAGCTGGTGGACTCAAGACACTGGTAA